Below is a genomic region from Vanessa tameamea isolate UH-Manoa-2023 chromosome 14, ilVanTame1 primary haplotype, whole genome shotgun sequence.
TACTTTAGGAGTTAAAAAGCGGCTCATGTTCAAAGTAGgcgattaaatatattgtgagaagaatatacaatattacatatctaatattatattacaaatattaaattcttttcGATGATTTTTgagtaaataagattttaatagtaaatattataggttgcgctttaacttttttttaacgattAGCAGAAAAATATTCagtcaaattaaaaatcgtATAACAACCAACAAAACTAgagttaaatattatcaatatttattgtatttgtataaattatatttattcattcacataagaaattttaataaagcatattaGATTGAATCGTCTATGAAggtcattttgttaaattagCTTACcctatgcaaatatatattatgtaagatatattatattatgaatcgTTTATTGACGTACCTCGATCCGCTTTTAGTAGTGTCGGAACTTTCAGCTGGACTCCAGTCGCCAACCTGCCGAAGGTACTCCTCACTACTGCTAGCTATCGACTCGGCCAACTCACGTTCTCGTATCTGTGAACGTAAACGATATTCGTTTTTGTtactttagatataatatactgAAATGTAATATCGATAGTGTGGTACATTTTAAACGAGGTATAATAAATTGagaatcaaatattttgataaattttaccTTGTTCTTTTCAGCCATTAGATAGTTCTGATCTATCCTGAGCCACAGCAGTTCGTTGGCTAGGTCTTCTGCTGTAATTTTGTTTGGCCAGGCGACTATGCCTTGTGGATATTTGTTGGAGTTTACATTCCAGCTGTCATCTGGTGATGACTCGTTTGTTTCTTGACTAATcaaactgaaataataatagttagataaaattgtttttacctCAAAGTTATTCAAATTGTATTCaaaggtttaattaaataaaaaaaaatactatttaactttgtgtaatataaaatggtAACTGTTATGTTAACtcacattataaaaattaaataattttcttaacattATTTAGATCACAGCTTTATAAGATACATTCCACACTATTCATATTGGCTTTGACATTAcaagtttcattattattaattacatcagTTAAAAACCAAGCAtggcttatttttaaaagataggtattttctaatatataatatgtttgggAGTTCTATTATTTCAATTCGAATAAGGAGTATTagctttaattatttctaacctTGGATTTGATTGTTTAAGCGGTAGTTCTGTTATGTTTTGTGTTTTGGAAACTCTTCTTTTGTTGTACGTCTGCGCGCTGGAGCTCTCCAATATATTGTCTCGTTTTTTCTCTAAACTGTAAATGAGAATAATTCaaagacaaatttaaaatgaaatataactaaaaaaaatatatatataatattatttaacacacaatatttttaattaattttacctcGCTAATGGCAGTGATTGGGTAGCTCGCAGCTGTCTCGTTTTTTCCGCCTCCTCCTGTATAAGCATGTTCCTGTAAAAAAATTCACTAACGTTACACAACATGCGGGTATATCATATGAAGATTCGTATTATATTCTGTATTCACAAAGGCAAGCACAATACAATGGGCACTCACAACTGTATGTCAATAATATTCTTCAATTGCTCAATACTGGGCGGCCGCTTCTTGAAGACGCCAGTTTCCGGCACGAGCGCCGCTTTAGTCTCATGCTGTCAACACAAATACCACCCACGACTCGTAAATACAGATGTGTTCCACAACACTTTGCCTGCGCACGCACACACGTTAGTCGACATGGAGTAGTAGGGGGAGGGGTACCGTGGGCAGCCGGCGGGCGGGCAGCGAGCGGCGCAGCAGCCAGCCGCGCGCCGCCGCCTGGAACAGCACGGCCGCGGCGCGCAGGCGCACGAACCAGCGCCGCACGCGCCGCCCGCGCAGCCACGCCTGCACGCGCAGCGCCGCCTCCTGCCGCTGCACCAGCCACTGTCTGCAAGCACGCTGCGGGTTGGTGGGCGCGCTCCGcggggcggcggcgcggcgggcgacACCGTACCTGCAGTATCCCTGGATGACGACGGAGGCGCGCCGCAGCGCGAGGAAGCGCCGTCGCTCCAGCACGGCTCGAAACCAGCGCTGGATGGTAATAATTGAGGCCATAATTTGCTGATGTAGCCGGTACTCCAGCTTTGTCTGCTCACTCTCGCGCATGAAGATCTTCGTCGCACCTGAAACGTCCAACATTTTCGCGTGCATTTCGATCTTTCgctctataaattaataagcaataaaaaaatagtttacctAATTGATAATTATCCCTATCCAAATTTAACGTAGCCAGAAAGTGTCGGACGTCCGTCTGCGAGCTTAGCAATCCTTTGGGCAGAAGTATTCTGTACAATTGAATAAACTCCTCGTACGTGAGCCGCACATTGTAACCCGCCTGTCTGATCCGAACCGTCTCCAACATGCCGGTGTAACGCAGCTGTCGTTGGACCGTCTCCTCGTCGAAAACGTTTGGCACTTTGTCGCTGTTCGATTTTATACACCTACATCATAAGAAATAAGACTCAGAATTCGTTAGTCCGTGCGGATACATTGCGTATTAGGCGTATCGCAAGTACCTGATGAAGAAGGGGTTGGCTTGGTTGAGGGTCTCCATGAGCGCGGCGAGCGAGTGCTGGAACTGCGCGGCCACGGTGAGCGGCTGCTTGCGCTTGCCGGCGGGCGCGGCCGTGCGGCCCGCCAGCGTCTTCACGCTCTGCAGGTTCTTAAGGCCCTTCTTTGCGCGCTCCCGCGGTCGAAACGATTTGTTCTTCCTGTCGATCGACAGACTTTCAGAATTTTTAACGATACGGCGGAGGACTCCctttaccaaaaataaaacattcatgcGGCTAATATAACCCTGCTATACGATAGAAGCTAGTAGTCGGAGAATAAAAATTTActcatacataattatgtatatacatcttatgaaaaaattataaatattaaattgttccCTGTAAAACCAATCATTAAATAGGTGCAAagaaagttataaacaaaaagacCATCACCGTAACCGATCGACCCAACAAATTTTCCAAAATTCATCaaacaaaatcatttaataatcaaaagaaaaacaacaagTATTATTTCTTACGATAGGACTAAGATAAGCTACTCGAATAAACTAAGTAACTATTGAACATGCACCACATatgaatgataattatatttaatgtgtttaatgacaaaattcaaataaatccaGGCAAaagtttaaacattttctttcttCGAATAACTCCGTCCCATCTCCGAGATTTGTTTGATGAACGTAAGAGCGAGCGGGAAAGGGATAGAGAGCGGAGAGAGATAGAGAGTGTAGAGTAGAGAGTAGAGAGCAGAGAGCAGAGAGCTGCGGGAGAGGTCGGCGCGGGCAAGCGGCAAGCGTGCGCACGTACATGACGATGAGGCTGGCGCGCTGCAGCACGTCGGCGTCGTCGAAGCGCTCGTCGCGCTCGAGGCGGCGCGTGCGCGTCTCCGCGAGCCTGTAAGGTTTGCCCGCGACGCGCTGCTTGCTATCGGCCCGCGCCCTGCCCGCCCTGTCGCGGGTGGGGGGAAACAAGGCATCCGcggaaacaaaacaaaagtacaGTAACGGCGCGGGcggggcgggcggcgcggcgggtcGGCGCGGCCGTGCTTAGATGTGCGACGCGCGACGTGCGACGCGCGACGTGCGACCGCACGCTTCCGGAGCGTTCCGGAGCGGCGTGAACGGTCGCCGTTCTGCTTATCTTTAATTCTACGACGTTTCCATTGCGCGATAATTGTGAAATACATCTAGACACAGCCTCGTGAACGTAATATTAAGGATGATAAAAGTcgagagaaaaataaaaaaaacatcaatatcCATGCGTAAAGTGCACATAGAACTGAAAGCATGCCATAAACGGTGACTTACGCAATGCGGTTGATCGCAAGATTGATTGACGATACTGTCACCAGTTGGCTGAGCAACAAGACATTTTATTACGTCACATTACAGTATTAGCAAAGCTTATATGtaacatagtattatataattcgaGGTAAAATTAAACGATTTGGGAATATCAATATATAGAACATTTTCATGCCTCGTTCATGTTAATGGAACATATTTTTGCACTTAATTCTGTTAACTGTAGACAAGCAATTTCTTTTTACTATTGATGCAATTTTGAAACAATCACGTAagacatagattttaatttaacatcaacTGCGATTCTTACCTGATAATACTGTCATTCGGTGCATGTATAGATGCTCGCTGTACCCTAGAAGCCCCTTCGACCCTGTTTACCCGATGCCGTCTACCAGCTTCTAAGAAGGCAAAATACCCCCTGCAGTGAATAGAACGCATTAAAGAATTGTACTagtattattacttataaattacatacagaATTTATGTGTAAAtaccatttatataaatgaaaaaatatttatttacctaaagAAAGCTCGTACAATAGCCCATCGGAAGACAGCAACTGGATCTACACCCACTAATTCTCTCACAAACGCCAGAGAAGAATTCTTTAGAACGCTTACTATGTCCTGTCGCATTAAGTCTAAGTTCTTCTCGCGCATTGCTGTcacctaaaatataaaaaaatatatataatgatatcaaATAACATCTCAAAAATAAGTTACTCtaataacaaattgttttaaattgttttaaactaaataagtaCCAAACGTCctcaaaaaatgtttcattgctTAAGTTCCACTGTTAAGAAACTGCAGTGGAAAGTTTACTTTTAAGTGTATTTTTGCTTTACTCATATTTTATGCATGGCTATATATTAAGGCTACCTGATATTTAACCCTCCCTGCGTAATGTCGCACTACGAATGCGGGCTCTCGTCGCTGTGGTTTCTCATAAAAGGGATTGTCTTCATGCACAGAATTAAATTTTTGCAGGAGTGTCTCGTTTGTCGCCCACGGGAAACTGTAATAAAGGAACATATTCAACTTTAGCACTCGCAGTGTAGTCgcattaacatttatttctgatttttttttctgttagtaataaataattttagtcttTTAAGCGATTTTCGGCCACGGCAGCTTAAAGACTTTCTAAGCACAGCCTCATAGTACACGAGTCGGTCACGGAACCCACTTGCACTGGTCGTCCAGCAGACACAGCAGGCCGCCCGGCTTGCCCTCGATGAGCTGCAGACAGCCCGTGTTGTCGGAGAAGCCGATGTCCGTCCAGCGGATGCCCTCGCGCCGGTACTCCTCCTGCTCGTACTTGAACACGTGCTGGTTGAAGTAGTACTGCAGGTGCTCGTTCGCATAGTTGATGCAGAGCTGCTCGAAGCTGTTGCTGGGACCGAAGTCCTCGAAGCCGAATATGTCGAGGACGCCTGGAATGTTTACATTGATTCCTTCGTTACGATTTCAAAATCGATTATAATTCGGTACATAAAGTTATTGAGCAACAAAGACGGTTAAGTTTCGTCTACTCCTCCGCGATGGAGGAATTTAACGACTTTTTATACCCGTTAACTAttcttatattacattataataaattttattcaactatACATTTTACTGTCGAGATGGCTCAGGGACAGAACGCGTGATCCTAAAATGATGATTGCGGAATCAAACCCAAACAGAATTTTCATCTgcctaatttgtttttatcacATGCTCGCGAGTGAAGTGATAACATTGTAAGGaacatgtgactaatttcaatggaaattctgcctcatatgtatccaccaaactgcattggagcaacgtagtGTAATAAGCTCCAACATTTATCCTCGAGATgcgaggaggctttagcccagcagtggtaaatttacaatctgttacttaacttttatttttctttacattttgaATAGAGCACTAGGATTACCTATACTATGTCCTTGGTGTTCCCTGAGTGTATCTTTTTTTGAGAGCAACGCGTGATTGACCTGCATTACTATCCAGTCGAACAGAGCGCCGTACAGACATTTTGCCATCGCATCTCTCGTGGCAATCGCTTCTGGCAACCtggaatgttattaataatttgtcaatatttgtattttactgtTGCTTATGCATAAACTACAAATTATTGAGAGCAAAAATATATCAAGCATATATGTAATGttgtaaatcaaatatttgaagTTATAATCTCAAGGTTGTATCTTAAGGCCCTTAAGGTTTAAGAAATTAGCCATAAGTTATTGGTACAAACTGCGATGGTATCATTCGCCACCCTTAGTTTCTGACACGCAGGCGATCGAAACCGTTGTTCTGTCGAGTTCGTTGAACAAACATCTGCATGGTTTATTCAGAATAACCACAAACCTGGTTCGTTAATACGAACAACTGCGGTAAAATTAGACAGTAAATTAGAAGCCCTTAAACGTAGACATAATAAAATGCATTAGACATCTTAAGCATATATCGTGGCACTGCTGTTTATGTCTCttgtacatttaattattttgtactggAATACCGGAACATAAACCCTTGCTGACTGACATTAAAATTGTGTGGTTTAAAAGACATTTCCATTAAATATGTACTGGCTAGAGAGTATCATTGGCCATAGACACTAAAAAAGTATCCACATTGATATTTCATGAACTAAACATTGAACCGGATTAGAACAAAGTAGTTGAACAAGGTCCTGAACAGGACAAGAAGCCTTTTGTCAGCACTAAGACGTTTATAAGCTTTACATACCTATAATTAATGACAAGTGTCTCCCCAGAGGCTCTGGCTCGTTTGGATGTGAGCGCCGCGAGTAGGGTCTCCTGTTTAACTCGCAAAAGTGATGATATAAGTGATACCACTTCTGGGTTCCGCACTCCCACTGCTTCGTCATGATGGTAGGACTTCCTTTGAGGTTGAAACTCCACATTGcctgtttaagaaaataaaagtattagaaTATTGTGATCCCATTTACTTGAATTCAGTGGCACAGGGGTCGATGCTTTACAGCACTGCAAAAGCAATttctatgattaaattaataatgccaagtttattttagtaacataaacacaaaaatattttagattgacTCCATAAATTCTATCAAACAGGAAAATTTTCAAttgcattaattataaataaatttaatgacacTAAAAACAATACAgtactttattttatcaaattcataatatttttattaaatattcaaaagacaAAATCATACTAAAGGCAACCAGTTCAGCaacttattaaaacaatgagTTTTAAACCTTAATTTATCCTAATTAGCCATTTTTAttcaagaaatataaacatatatagaaATACGATGAATAAACAACAAGTTGAAGCAATGagacaaataaacatatatgcGTATGTTACttaaaactgtaattaaatttactaaggaaaatactatgaataatgaaaaatgtttttaaagtatttcaatttttaaaaaagttaagctGCATATGGATCTTGACTGATTGGTATAACATTTACCAAttgttaatgtattatattgttctaaaaataagtaatttagttaATTAGTTTATAGTCCTTAACTTAACTATATATGatacactattttaaataagaaaattaatttttgtgGTTAGTATTTAGATTGTATGGGCAGCAACCTCCTTGTTTCTTTTCTAGTTTGGTCAAATTACTGCATTTTAAGAACCCtagctttttattataaatataaattgaatctgcttctattttcaataaattaaaaataaaactcactaaatattttctatggAATATGAATGGAATATAATTGTCTGCATCTTGTTTTAagccatttttatttctttcctcattctaattcaattaatcaaaaaataaatacatatatcaataaatatatatattttacaaaatatttgtagcaatgatttcaatttattgtcgattttattgacatttttattttaaaaaccttttttagatatcataaaattatcaacAAGGGGTCTATTAACTGTCTGATAATATAGTTTGTATCTTATCACAATGTTATAACAACTTAGGATTAGCAATTTGAAAACTTTCACTAGTACTTATCatacattttatgataaaattatatatcatttatttgataataatttacataaagataaagaaaattaaaattatacaatattgttaaaagagacatatatatataataatgaaaatatactagatataatttatagatttttaaatttaccctTTGATTCTTAcacttttcttttttcaaatatcataGTGAGAAATCTGTGTTGAAATAATCATCCCTTAAACAGCGGATATAAGTAAGGCCAATAAGGTTTAACACTTACCTAAAAGGAGTACCGCAGAGAGAACAGCAAACAACCGCCGCTGCTTATCCAGTGTGAAACCAACCATGTCCATGGATTGTTTCAGACGTGAGAACTCATACTGTTCATCGACACCGGGCACTACACTACAACcagtttttgataaataattgtatttgtccACACTGAGCAGATGCAACTGTTCCTTTTCTTGTTCAGAAGCTCCCGCCAAGAGATAGTAAAACACATGATAGTTCCTTTCGTTTCGACCTTGACTACATATTCGGGATTTCTCTAGAAGATATTTCTGCACTACAGCACCGTGAACCATACCATTTTCCTTATAATTCACTTGTATAAATTTGCCAAACCGACTGGAGTTATTGTTATGAGCGGTTTTCGCATTACCGAAAGCCTCTAGCACTGGTCCtgcacttaatatagtttgttccACGCCACTTCCATGAGATCCTTTCTGACTGAGCGCGGTGAGATGATGGAGAAGAAAATTTGTACTCTCTGTTTTCCCTGAACCGCTTTCGCCACTTATCACAATACATTGATTCGTCCGCTCTCGCAGCATACAGTGGTACGCCGCGTCAGCGACTGCGAAGATGTGGGGAGGAAGGCTCGAGCCTATTCTCTTATTTTGATACAGCTTAACGTATTTTGGGTTGTAAATAGGATAGAACTTGAAGGGATTGAGGGCTATTAATATAGAGCCAACATATGTGTAGATATATCCAGCGGCGAATCGAGCCCTCAAGTTATCCAGGAGGGTCTGTTCGTTTAACTCTGGCAGCTGGCACAGGTCGGGATACTCCCGATCCTTCGGCTGATAAAGAAACCGCTGGAAGTAGTCCTTTATGAGTTGCGGGTCCACTGAGAAGTTTTCCATCCATGGTTCGTCGGGAATCTTTTCTCGCAGATAGAACCTGCACAAACAACATTGACATAAACTATTCTCACACATACAGAAACAAATTACAGACGTGAGATTTtacatttgtgttattttaaaatgtcgaatattataaatttaccaaAAGGCACTTTCAGAGTTCATGTTTACTGCGAGTAGCAAAAATTTCAGTTTGAATTTGATTGGCAGGATGGTTGTTATCACGCCGCGGCGGCGGCAGGAAGAGTGACTCACGCGCACCAACTATATCCCTAACCACTGTCGTAATACGGCCCTTCattaaatcaagtttatttcaaatacgATATTTAGTCGACGCACTAGTTTTTAGTTGCTGATATTATGGAATAATGAAAATAACCACTATCAAACCGAATTGCTatgcatacatattttaaatgaatattgagGATACGAgaacaaaattacaataattaaaatagacgcaaataattatatatgaatcactgtatgtacaattattattaagagcATTGTAGTCTACAAATAGCTGCTCAGTGACAGGATAATTTGAAATGAAGCAGAAAATATTATGGCAAGATTATATACATCATTTGAGTGAACATCGAAAATTGTCGTATCAGTCATTATTATATTGGAAGTAGTTTTTATGTCGAAGACTTGGACGGTGTTTTTTTATCGAATTTCGTCCAAAAATGGCGGCAATTAGgactatttattgtttaaatcagGGCAGAATGGTACTGTTCCcctatattttttgtaagacCAACTTTGGTTAAGTATTAATCTAATAAGTACAATAGtgagtatatttttcttttatgagatatacatatatatatttatatatatttgattaataaattaagaaatgaaAGCAAATATTTGTCTTGGACGCTTTATCAttatggtaataaaataaaagaagccGGAAGGCGCGTGATACATGAGCGAGCTATGTATCGCTGGTGATAAAAGGAAAAGACCTCAGAAATTTctggaatttattaaaatatttgtaaataatatacgtatatatgccgaggtggcctagtggttagaacgcgtgcatcttaaccgatgatttcgggttcaaacccaggcaggcaccacgtgaatcaataaagtttatatacatatatgacaaAGTACGACGCGATAGCgcgcttatataaataaataatacggtAAAAAagacgtttaatttaaaaataatcatttaatttttccttttaaCAACAATTCTTATTCGCgatgatataattattcaacACCAGATACATGCACAAACAAAGCAACTGAGAAAACCTAAGTCCATATCGTGTTCGAGTCTATTATAGGTAAAGACACCATTCACatattgaatgtaaataaatatgttagcaAGGTTATACCTGTAACGCTGTACTTCGATAATTACACAGCGGACCGGCTACTATGCATTGTTGCTAATTAAGTCGTAgaggaaaatatttatgataggATACATTTATTACATTCCGAacgtttctaattttattttgtaatctttTAACGACAAAATTATACGTCTTTTAGGTTCGATGACGAATgtttttttcaatgaaaaaaagTATGAAAGGCGAACTGATAAAGGATCGACTAGCAGTCTACCGTTTCCAATGCGTACGGAGCCATAGGACACGTAAtcgaaaattacaaataaatagaatagaacAAACGTGAATAATCTTTCCCTTGACATTTTcgcgattaaaaatattagtcagTTGTTTGTGAGGTATGTCAGTCATCGTCGCTGGGGCGATGTTTGTTTTCAAAGCATTACTGGAAATAAATGCCAACGTGCCGGCAGACGCTCTCGTTATAGAACGTGGAATATTTTCACgccaacaatatttatataaaacttcatGAAAGacgtctttataaatatttctaattttctaAGCTTCTAGAACATTAGTGGGATAGCATTTTGTATACCTGTAGTATTGACCGGAATTGTTGTTGGGCCACAACATCATGACTGCGACCGGCGATTCATTGGGTCCGAGACGCCTTTCCTTACATTCTCCGCTGACCATGTCTCCCACCACCtattttattgaacaataatttatataattaaaaattaagataaattcataacaaatgttaaataaaaaagtaattattaccactattgtttaaaaaattgatgctaattaatttttaacatacataCTAAGCTTACTTGAACTTTGCtgatattcaaaaattaataatagaatgctcataaaataaagacaatatattcatattttaggaTAGAGTTACAGACAGAAATTGGTACAACGATTGAAAAATAATGCGGAttcttaatactaataaataaactaatctaGAAATCCATTacttattaaacatttacaGTGAAATAAAACACTATCACAACATCTGTTAGGAAGTTATGTTAGTGTGGAATTCACACAAGTAGCTTCTAGTAATGCagcaaaaaattaattgatggtATTTATCATCAGTGACTAATCTTGTCTTACGCAGCGATTGTATTACTATTGTTTCTAGTAAAACATTAATAGTCTTGTTTGGGAATGACGAAGGTCAGATTTTGgattcaattatatttgttgCATTGTTCTTACTGCTTTTGATAAgagaagaatattattttaagaaaaactatCAGTAgacttgtataatataatttgttattatgaatattaataagtaaatttattatttaattctggTTCTATTTCATAAATCactaaaaacaattttcaaaagcaggattttttattacagactcATACAATGGACCGGTTGTATCTACACCATtaacagcaataaaataaacagaatagATTTGTATGAAATCTTCTACCACTTCCAAAACACATTAATTTTTTCATCATCAGCAGTCTTGTATCAGGATGTAAGTTCTCTTGTGTACCATATGAGAAATGCACATTTTCAAGAGTTGGATGGAATAGTCTTAATTAATCACCATCAGTACCTGATCACGCTAAACTAAGAAAGGAATGTGTACATACCTCTGCCAACTCATAAGGACCTCCCGATCCATCATTTAAGCTGAGTTTATCAGCAATGCAGCAAACTATCTCCTCAGAGCTTGTTTGCTTAGAGGCTTCTACTGACAAGGCTTCATATTGTGCAGAAAGTGCTCCTACAAATACctagaacaatatattttgaattataaaattgtattgagcATTGACCTTTGCAtgctttcattttaaatatattt
It encodes:
- the LOC113398720 gene encoding unconventional myosin-IXAa-like isoform X1; its protein translation is MAHAENHRYIVQVFVGALSAQYEALSVEASKQTSSEEIVCCIADKLSLNDGSGGPYELAEVVGDMVSGECKERRLGPNESPVAVMMLWPNNNSGQYYRFYLREKIPDEPWMENFSVDPQLIKDYFQRFLYQPKDREYPDLCQLPELNEQTLLDNLRARFAAGYIYTYVGSILIALNPFKFYPIYNPKYVKLYQNKRIGSSLPPHIFAVADAAYHCMLRERTNQCIVISGESGSGKTESTNFLLHHLTALSQKGSHGSGVEQTILSAGPVLEAFGNAKTAHNNNSSRFGKFIQVNYKENGMVHGAVVQKYLLEKSRICSQGRNERNYHVFYYLLAGASEQEKEQLHLLSVDKYNYLSKTGCSVVPGVDEQYEFSRLKQSMDMVGFTLDKQRRLFAVLSAVLLLGNVEFQPQRKSYHHDEAVGVRNPEVVSLISSLLRVKQETLLAALTSKRARASGETLVINYRLPEAIATRDAMAKCLYGALFDWIVMQVNHALLSKKDTLREHQGHSIGVLDIFGFEDFGPSNSFEQLCINYANEHLQYYFNQHVFKYEQEEYRREGIRWTDIGFSDNTGCLQLIEGKPGGLLCLLDDQCNFPWATNETLLQKFNSVHEDNPFYEKPQRREPAFVVRHYAGRVKYQVTAMREKNLDLMRQDIVSVLKNSSLAFVRELVGVDPVAVFRWAIVRAFFRGYFAFLEAGRRHRVNRVEGASRVQRASIHAPNDSIIRAGRARADSKQRVAGKPYRLAETRTRRLERDERFDDADVLQRASLIVMKNKSFRPRERAKKGLKNLQSVKTLAGRTAAPAGKRKQPLTVAAQFQHSLAALMETLNQANPFFIRCIKSNSDKVPNVFDEETVQRQLRYTGMLETVRIRQAGYNVRLTYEEFIQLYRILLPKGLLSSQTDVRHFLATLNLDRDNYQLGATKIFMRESEQTKLEYRLHQQIMASIITIQRWFRAVLERRRFLALRRASVVIQGYCRQWLVQRQEAALRVQAWLRGRRVRRWFVRLRAAAVLFQAAARGWLLRRSLPARRLPTHETKAALVPETGVFKKRPPSIEQLKNIIDIQLNMLIQEEAEKTRQLRATQSLPLASLEKKRDNILESSSAQTYNKRRVSKTQNITELPLKQSNPSLISQETNESSPDDSWNVNSNKYPQGIVAWPNKITAEDLANELLWLRIDQNYLMAEKNKIRERELAESIASSSEEYLRQVGDWSPAESSDTTKSGSRRTSPQVYQRSLSSTTLEPPVRTLHSLPPVRRDPRDQRESRDHRDSVPAIRTENSTEPASPPPPRAEGPPAPPVRAARRSPRRLPPDAAPLAALPALPADHLDIKRCASEAAGGEALRRRNSDPAPEPRAPAPDYIGHTGNGLFGIAGHRFRKGTRFAKGDKCVYCHQAIDAFITQGQRCIDCKQLYHTKCIQNKGVITMPCPSPVTVASRGRHKNRKRIMLNKDSPYSLTTDHSKGPVSSNFNLTGTSEFMDRTDKIISDATELQAMQNFITKKIYLMESSENEKQSEVDRVFKHALREFKDNLVATYSVVETRGSALKYKDLIGNFLHVMETVCAREGSTLSITMGVNAFRGFMDEFMSQHETDKARTKRKKDKKRKLSIRFQVDDPIQYKGHTFILSMINIPTECEICKTFFMWPIERSLICQTCKLASHKKCYMKVSTQCRKDSGTPSASIVGAVDAGGREQFGVLKRGKVFGIPLSELPTGEGNIPIVVDRLITTIEMTGLYTEGLYRKSGLSSKVRELRRLLDERPEEGVERLDAYAVHVRASVLKTFFRELPEPLLTFDLYDDFILAAEISDPQERVSSIFTILKKLPKPNYDLVERLIFHLARVALGENHNRMGPNALAIVFAPCILRTHKIQPAQDSLHDIARQTACLEAILIDKISNTRGTLEDIATLDKACETASNRLTIIRARSLAPRQEEQILEGHIHEIEKEKRNLTFNLPTLIRATSDDDLLSTTDHDGEFGSTDDVSTGASSLRSQRLLHRQLSSDDPIMV